Proteins from one Bufo gargarizans isolate SCDJY-AF-19 chromosome 8, ASM1485885v1, whole genome shotgun sequence genomic window:
- the ANTKMT gene encoding adenine nucleotide translocase lysine N-methyltransferase, producing the protein MDDDGAQDVASELEGKDVGGWGLLQIAGGTGLVAYLVWALVLMPGFRKVPLKLQVPYVPSSAKQVENVMTLLRGRAGKMADLGSGDGRIVLEAARRGFHPTVGYELNPWLVRVAYLYAWRAGYHRRVTYLREDLWKVKLHDCDNVSVFLAPSVLSLLENKMLAELPSGARVVAGRFPLPTWVPSDIIGEGVDRAWAYDIRTVRQAVKTKEPGTEV; encoded by the exons ATGGATGACGATGGCGCCCAGGACGTGGCGTCGGAGCTGGAGGGGAAAGATGTGGGCGGCTGGGGGCTTCTGCAGATAGCAGGGGGCACAGGGCTGGTGGCTTACTTGGTCTGGGCCCTGGTGCTGATGCCCGGCTTCCGAAAAGTGCCGCTAAAATTACAG GTGCCCTACGTGCCATCCAGTGCCAAGCAAGTGGAGAACGTCATGACGCTGCTGAGGGGGCGCGCAGGAAAGATGGCGGACCTGGGCTCCGGGGACGGCAGAATC GTGCTGGAGGCCGCCAGGAGGGGGTTCCATCCTACCGTGGGGTACGAGCTGAACCCGTGGCTGGTGCGCGTGGCCTATCTCTACGCCTGGAGGGCTGGATACCACCGGCGGGTCACATACTTACGAGAGGACCTGTGGAAG GTGAAGCTGCACGACTGTGACAACGTCTCCGTATTTCTGGCCCCCAGCGTG CTCTCGCTGCTGGAGAACAAGATGCTGGCGGAGCTGCCCAGCGGTGCCCGGGTGGTGGCTGGACGGTTCCCACTACCCACGTGGGTACCCAGTGACATCATCGGAGAGGGTGTAGACCGAGCCTGGGCCTATGATATTAGGACTGTACGGCAAGCTGTGAAGACCAAAGAGCCGGGCACCGAGGTGTGA